In Microcoleus sp. bin38.metabat.b11b12b14.051, a single genomic region encodes these proteins:
- the ilvD gene encoding dihydroxy-acid dehydratase: MPENLRSQAVTGGVQRAPNRAMLRAVGFGDGDFIKPIVGIANGYSTITPCNMGLNDLALRAVASAKEAGAMPQMFGTITISDGISMGTEGMKYSLVSRDVIADSIETVCNGQSMDGLLAVGGCDKNMPGAMIAIARMNIPAIFVYGGTIKPGHHNERDLTVVSVFEAVGQFSAGKIDETELTAVEQKACPGAGACGGMYTANTMSSAFEAMGMSLLYSSTMAAEDAEKADSAAESAKVVVEAIRKQLLPSQILTRKAFENAIAVIMAIGGSTNAVLHLLAISNAIGVELSLDDFETIRAKVPVLCDLKPSGKYVAVDLHKAGGIPLIMKMLLEKGLLHGDALTITGQTIAEVLADIPAEPRADQDVIRPWNNPMYAQGHLAILRGNLATEGSVAKITGVKKPQITGPARVFESEENCLDAILAGKIQAGDVIVIRYEGPKGGPGMREMLAPTSAIIGAGLGDSVGLITDGRFSGGTYGMVVGHVAPEAQVGGTIALVNEGDSITIDANNRLLQLNVDDAELEQRRAVWQAPKPRYTKGVLAKYAKLVSSSSVGAVTDLGLG, translated from the coding sequence ATGCCTGAAAATTTGAGAAGCCAAGCTGTAACTGGGGGCGTGCAGCGCGCACCCAACCGAGCCATGCTGCGCGCCGTCGGTTTTGGCGACGGCGATTTTATTAAGCCCATTGTGGGGATTGCTAACGGGTACAGCACGATTACGCCCTGCAATATGGGATTGAACGACCTCGCTTTGCGGGCTGTTGCGAGCGCAAAAGAAGCTGGCGCCATGCCGCAGATGTTCGGTACGATTACTATCAGCGACGGTATCTCGATGGGAACCGAAGGGATGAAATATTCTCTGGTGTCGAGAGATGTGATTGCAGATTCGATTGAAACTGTTTGCAACGGCCAAAGTATGGACGGGTTGCTGGCTGTGGGCGGCTGCGACAAAAATATGCCCGGAGCGATGATTGCGATCGCCCGCATGAACATTCCTGCTATTTTTGTCTACGGTGGCACGATCAAACCAGGACACCACAACGAACGCGATTTAACTGTTGTCAGCGTTTTTGAAGCAGTCGGTCAATTCAGCGCCGGCAAAATTGACGAAACAGAGCTCACCGCAGTGGAACAAAAAGCTTGTCCCGGTGCCGGTGCCTGCGGCGGAATGTACACCGCCAATACGATGTCGAGCGCTTTTGAAGCGATGGGCATGAGTTTGCTCTATTCTTCGACAATGGCTGCTGAGGATGCCGAAAAAGCTGACAGCGCGGCAGAATCTGCCAAAGTTGTGGTGGAAGCGATTCGCAAACAGTTGTTACCGAGCCAAATTTTGACTCGCAAAGCCTTTGAAAATGCGATCGCGGTAATTATGGCGATCGGCGGTTCAACCAACGCTGTGCTACACTTATTGGCGATTTCAAATGCGATCGGCGTAGAGTTATCCCTCGACGATTTTGAAACAATTCGAGCCAAAGTGCCAGTCTTGTGCGACCTCAAACCAAGCGGCAAATACGTAGCCGTCGATTTGCACAAAGCCGGCGGCATTCCTCTAATCATGAAAATGCTGCTAGAAAAAGGTTTATTGCACGGCGACGCCCTGACAATTACGGGTCAAACAATTGCCGAAGTGCTAGCAGATATTCCTGCCGAACCGCGCGCGGATCAAGATGTCATCCGCCCTTGGAACAACCCGATGTACGCCCAAGGACATTTAGCAATTCTGAGGGGAAATCTGGCAACAGAAGGATCAGTCGCTAAAATTACAGGCGTTAAAAAACCGCAAATCACCGGCCCAGCCCGCGTCTTTGAATCAGAAGAAAATTGTTTGGATGCAATTTTGGCTGGCAAAATTCAAGCCGGAGATGTGATTGTCATCCGCTACGAAGGGCCAAAAGGCGGGCCAGGAATGCGCGAAATGCTAGCACCAACTTCGGCAATTATTGGCGCTGGTTTAGGCGATTCGGTCGGGTTAATTACCGACGGCCGCTTTTCCGGCGGAACCTACGGCATGGTTGTGGGTCACGTGGCACCGGAGGCGCAAGTTGGCGGCACCATTGCTCTGGTAAATGAAGGCGATTCGATCACGATTGATGCTAACAATCGGTTGTTGCAGCTCAATGTTGACGATGCAGAATTAGAGCAGCGACGGGCTGTTTGGCAGGCTCCTAAACCTCGCTATACTAAGGGCGTTTTGGCTAAATACGCTAAGTTGGTTTCTTCTAGCAGTGTCGGTGCTGTGACTGATTTAGGTTTGGGTTAA
- a CDS encoding ATP-binding protein yields the protein MARGETLRKLFKSFSHNEREGFLAAAMEIIEEERNKNHLLLARDLEKLLQNGNGYIKPLAANPTPWNQFPEPPKDKDTGLALLEVKQFDLTWDRIVLSEKNFDVLQEIVLENRKQDILAAYNLKPKSKLLFCGPPGCGKTQTAKILSSALGLPLVYVNLTAVFSSYLGQTATNLQKIFTYIEKGEWVVLFDEFDAIARDRDNLNEHGEVKRLVNSLLQLIDNVTNQSIFVAATNHEKLLDSAVWRRFDEVIFFDNPTVELRTALLSHYLSAIRYTAINLSTFAARLESATGADIERICSDAIKAVVLRGERTLTADDLEVAIGRFLERQSIIANSQ from the coding sequence ATGGCGCGTGGCGAAACCCTCAGAAAACTCTTTAAAAGCTTCTCTCATAACGAGAGAGAAGGGTTTTTGGCTGCGGCTATGGAAATTATTGAAGAAGAAAGAAATAAAAATCATCTCTTACTTGCTAGAGATTTGGAAAAGCTGCTTCAAAACGGCAATGGATACATCAAACCCCTAGCTGCTAACCCGACTCCCTGGAACCAATTTCCTGAGCCTCCTAAAGACAAGGATACTGGACTTGCCTTGCTTGAGGTCAAACAATTTGACCTTACTTGGGATCGCATCGTACTCAGTGAAAAAAATTTTGATGTGCTGCAAGAAATCGTCCTCGAAAATCGTAAACAAGATATCCTCGCAGCCTATAACCTCAAGCCCAAAAGCAAATTACTTTTCTGTGGCCCACCAGGATGTGGTAAAACTCAAACTGCAAAAATCCTATCTAGCGCCTTGGGGCTGCCGCTTGTTTATGTGAACCTAACAGCGGTATTCTCTTCTTACTTGGGTCAAACTGCAACCAACCTTCAGAAAATTTTCACCTACATTGAGAAGGGTGAGTGGGTTGTTTTGTTCGATGAGTTTGATGCTATAGCCCGCGATCGCGATAACTTAAATGAACATGGTGAAGTAAAGCGGCTAGTTAATAGCTTGTTACAGTTGATCGATAATGTGACCAATCAAAGTATATTCGTTGCTGCGACAAATCACGAGAAACTACTAGATAGTGCCGTTTGGCGACGATTTGATGAAGTTATCTTCTTCGATAATCCAACGGTTGAACTGCGGACGGCGCTTTTAAGTCACTATCTGTCTGCGATCCGTTATACTGCTATTAATCTATCTACCTTTGCCGCTCGGCTTGAGAGTGCTACTGGAGCAGATATAGAACGGATCTGCTCAGATGCAATTAAAGCCGTGGTTCTGCGAGGAGAACGTACCCTGACTGCTGATGATTTAGAGGTGGCAATTGGGCGTTTTCTAGAAAGACAAAGTATAATAGCAAATTCACAATAA